A genome region from Triticum aestivum cultivar Chinese Spring chromosome 2B, IWGSC CS RefSeq v2.1, whole genome shotgun sequence includes the following:
- the LOC123047346 gene encoding two-component response regulator ORR6, whose protein sequence is MAAAAPTQAPAMTLPAAMAAKVAPAPAGDRKVVPLMTDADEVVVQVQVQAELHVLAVDDSVVDRAVIAKILRSSKYRVTTVDSATRALELLGLGLITDVNMIITDYWMPGMTGYELLKRVKESSELREIPVVIMSSENVPNRITRCLEEGAEDFLLKPVRPSDVSRLCNRIR, encoded by the exons ATGGCTGCGGCTGCTCCCACCCAGGCTCCGGCCATGACCCTgccggccgccatggccgccaagGTGGCGCccgcccccgccggcgaccgcAAGGTGGTGCCGCTGATGACCGACGCCGACGAGGTCGTCGTCCAGGTCCAGGTCCAGGCCGAGCTGCACGTGCTCGCCGTCGACGACAGCGTCGTCGACCGCGCCGTCATCGCCAAGATCCTCCGCAGCTCAAAATACAGAG TGACCACCGTGGACTCAGCGACGCGGGCGCTGGAGCTGCTGGGCCTGGGGCTCATCACGGACGTGAACATGATCATCACCGACTATTGGATGCCCGGCATGACCGGGTACGAGCTGCTGAAGCGCGTCAAGGAGTCGTCGGAGCTCCGGGAGATCCCCGTGGTGATCATGTCGTCGGAGAACGTGCCCAACCGCATCACCCGCTGCCTCGAGGAGGGCGCCGAGGACTTCCTCCTCAAGCCCGTCCGCCCCTCCGACGTCTCCCGCCTCTGCAACCGCATCCGGTGA